TTTTTATTGGTGATTGCAACGACACACCAGCTCAATGAAAACCGTGCGAGTCAAGGTCAGCTCATGACCAGTCAACTCGTTGCAGACAGCTTATCTGAGCTTGAACCTGCCAATACGGTCTCTTTAGCTCTGATTGCCAATCGCTATGCGACCAATCCAAGTGTGGCATCTATCCGTATTCTTGACGCCAATAAACAAGTTTTGGCAACAAGCGGCATGTCAAAAACTCGCCAAGGTGAAATTTTTGTTCGTGATGCGCTTCAAAACGAGAAAAAAGTCGGTTCTATTGAAATCACACTAATTCAACCAAGTATTGGGGAAATTCTTCGTACCCAATGGCTTGCGATTTTAGCCTCACTGTTCTTACATGTTTTATTATGGCTTGCTTACCGTGCCATCGCTCGCCCAACGCGTAGCGAATACTTAGCTCGTATTAATGAAGAAAACCGTTTAAAACATGAAATTCAAGAGTTAACTCAAGCTCTCGCGCTTGAAAAACAAAATACAGTGACCTTGGTAGCCCAAGCTCAGCAGCAAGCTAAAGCTAAACCAATTGTTCGCTCGCAACCAGAAAAAAGCTTAGAGTCTACAGACCAAAATACCTTGGCACTTAATATTCAATTTTATGACCCTAAACAATTATTAAGTAGTGTTAACCAGTCTGTTTCGGTACCGTACTTTAAACTTTGTCAGCTCTTTTTAAATAAGAGTATTGAGCTATGTACAAAGCATTATCATTTGAAAGCAACTGATATTGATGTTGTAGATGAGTTTCATGCAGAGGGCGCAACACTTGCCATTTCGACTTCACATCCACACGCTGTAGAGTGTCTACTTATGGTAGGTACGGTTTTTCAATTGCTTTCAGATGTTTTATATAAGCGTTACCGTGAAGATAAACGCTTTGCACTACAAACTCGCAGTGCCGTGTGTAATGCCGTAGAAGCAATGCAAATTGATGCCAAAGAAGCTGCTCAACGTTTAGCGCAACATCTTCATGCGAAAGAATCTGCACTCTACCTTGATAATGAACAGCTTAAAGCAATTCAAGACAGCTATCAGCTTGTTGCAATGCCTAACCCAAGTAATGTCATGACTCGTCATGCATTTATGATCAATGGTATGAATGCTGAATGTGCAGAGCTTGCACAAAATATTCGAACTGAAATTTTGATGGGTAAAAAATCAATTCCTCAAAATGACAGCCCGAGTAGTGCAGCATCTTAAAAATTTATTGCGCGCATTTAAACCTAGCCATCCGGCTAGGTTTTTTTATCTAAATTTATGGTATTTATTTTAAATAATTTTATTTCTTTATGATTTATTTATCTAAATAAATCCGGTTCTATGATGTTGAGTCGTAAATTTGGATAAATCAGAATCATAGGCAAAATTCTATAAACAGCGTAAACTATGCGAAATTTATTCAATAGAAATTGTCTTACGACAAAAAAAGGTGAAAGCAAATGCCGCTGAGTCGTGTTGAAGAACTTGTCGCCGATATCCGTGCAGGCAAAATGGTCATCTTAATGGATGACGAAGACCGTGAAAATGAAGGTGACCTTGTCATCGCAGCAACGCATGTACGCCCTGAAGATATTAACTTCATGATTACACATGCACGCGGTTTAGTTTGCTTAACTTTAAGCCGTGAACGTTGTAAACAATTAAACCTCCCGCTGATGGTTGACCAGAACGGTGCCCAGCATGGTACTAACTTTACGTTATCTATCGAAGCAGCTGAAGGTATTACCACAGGTATTTCGGCAGCAGAACGTGCTCACACGATTCAAGCTGCTGTGGCAGCACATGCCAAACCAAACGATATTGTACAACCGGGTCATATTTTCCCACTCATGGCACAGCCAGGTGGTGTATTACACCGTGCAGGTCATACCGAGGCAGGTTGTGATTTAGCACGACTGGCAGGTCTTGAGCCTGCATCTGTCATTTGTGAAATCATCAAAGAAGATGGCACAATGGCACGCCGCGCAGATTTAGAAATTTTTGCTGAGAAGCATGGCCTAAAAATTGGTACAATTGCCGACCTAATCCACTACCGTATGACCAATGAGCAAACTGTAGAACGTTTGGATCAAAGAACGATTCAAACAGAATATGGTTCATTTGAGCTCTATCGCTATCGTGAGATAGGTAACCCTGACATTCATTTGGCTTTAGTCAAAGGTGAGCCAAAAGAAGGCGTTACAACGGTACGTGTACATGGTTTTAGTCCTGTTCGCGATTTGCTTAAGCTAAATAAAGCTGACGGTGAACCGGCTTGGAATCTAGACCGTGCGCTACAAACGATTGCAGCAAGTGACCGCGGCGTTTTAGTCTGGATCGGACAAGATCATTTGCAAGACTTGGGACCAGCGTTGGATGATTTAACTAAGCCAAAACCGGTGAAATCCAATGCAGCACTTTCACATCAATATCAAACCATTGGTGTTGGTGCTCAAATTTTGCGTGATTTAGGTGTTGAAAAAATGAAGCTTCTGAGCTCACCATTGCGTTTCAATGCCTTATCTGGCTTTAATTTAGAAGTAGTGGAATATGTCACTGCTGATCAAATCACAACGAAATAATCGAGGTTGCTATGGCAATTCGCCGTATTGAAGGTTTATTACATCTCGCAAGCGAAGGTCGTTATGCGATTTTAGTGGGTCGTTTCAACAGTTTTGTTGTTGAACACTTATTAGAAGGCGCGATCGACACGTTAAAACGTCATGGCGTAAATGAAGATAACATTACTGTTATTCACGCTCCAGGCGCATGGGAACTACCGATCGTTGCTAAAAAATTAGCTACATCAAACCAGTTTGATGCCATCATTGCACTCGGTGCAGTCATTCGTGGTAGCACACCTCACTTTGACTTTGTTGCTGGTGAATGTGCGAAAGGTTTAGGTGTAGTTGCGTTAGAAAGCAGCTTGCCTGTTATCAATGGTGTATTAACTACTGACAGCATCGAGCAAGCAATCGAACGCTCAGGTACAAAAGCAGGAAACAAAGGTAGCGAAGCTGCTTTAACTGCAATTGAAATGGTTAATTTATTAAAGGCAATTTAAAGCATGTCTCAAACACTGCAAGCCGCTTATGCAGCAAAACGTAAAGCACGTCGTTTTGCTGTACAAGGTATTTATGAGTGGCAAATGAGTCACAACCCTGTACATGAAATTGAAGCGCGTACACGTGCTGAAAATGCAATGCACAAGGTAGACTTGAACTATTATCACGAACTACTTACTCAAGTTATCGCTCAGCACGAAGACCTTGATGCGTTACTTATTCCGGTACTTGACCGTGAAATTGACGCGCTAGATGGTGTAGAGCTCGCAACTTTGCGTTTAGGTGCTTACGAGTTACGTGATCATCTAGAAATTCCATATCGTGTGGTACTTGATGAAGCAATCGAACTTGCTAAGCATTTTGGCGGAGCAGACAGTCATAAATACATCAATGGTGTATTAGACCGTTTAAGTTCGACACTGCGTAGCGCAGAAAAACAACAAGCAAAATAATAGGCTTGATGTTCTATGGCTGAGTTCTCAATTATTGATCAATACTTTAATCGTCAGTCACATCCTGACGTTGCGCTTGGTATTGGTGATGACTCAGCCTTAATTACTCCCCCTCCAAATCAACAACTGGTGATCTGTGCAGATACACTTGTTGCTGGACGTCACTTCCCTCTTGAAACCTCGCCCCATGCGATTGGCTGGAAAAGTGTTGCCGTAAATCTGTCTGATATTGCTGCAATGGGTGCCAAACCACATAGTATTTTACTTGCGATCAGCTTGCCTCAAGTTGACCATGAGTGGCTTGAAGGATTTAGTCAGGGACTCTATGACTGTTGTAATCAATTTGGAGTTGCCTTAATTGGCGGAGATACCACTCAAGGTCCGCACCTTACCATTACCGTCACAGCCATGGGCTGGATTGAAACAGGAAAAGCTGTATTACGTTCAGGTGCTAAGGTCGGTGATTATGTTTGTGTAAGTGGGCAGATTGGTGATGCTGCTTAT
The window above is part of the Acinetobacter baumannii genome. Proteins encoded here:
- the ribBA gene encoding bifunctional 3,4-dihydroxy-2-butanone-4-phosphate synthase/GTP cyclohydrolase II, whose amino-acid sequence is MPLSRVEELVADIRAGKMVILMDDEDRENEGDLVIAATHVRPEDINFMITHARGLVCLTLSRERCKQLNLPLMVDQNGAQHGTNFTLSIEAAEGITTGISAAERAHTIQAAVAAHAKPNDIVQPGHIFPLMAQPGGVLHRAGHTEAGCDLARLAGLEPASVICEIIKEDGTMARRADLEIFAEKHGLKIGTIADLIHYRMTNEQTVERLDQRTIQTEYGSFELYRYREIGNPDIHLALVKGEPKEGVTTVRVHGFSPVRDLLKLNKADGEPAWNLDRALQTIAASDRGVLVWIGQDHLQDLGPALDDLTKPKPVKSNAALSHQYQTIGVGAQILRDLGVEKMKLLSSPLRFNALSGFNLEVVEYVTADQITTK
- the ribH gene encoding 6,7-dimethyl-8-ribityllumazine synthase, coding for MAIRRIEGLLHLASEGRYAILVGRFNSFVVEHLLEGAIDTLKRHGVNEDNITVIHAPGAWELPIVAKKLATSNQFDAIIALGAVIRGSTPHFDFVAGECAKGLGVVALESSLPVINGVLTTDSIEQAIERSGTKAGNKGSEAALTAIEMVNLLKAI
- the nusB gene encoding transcription antitermination factor NusB; translated protein: MSQTLQAAYAAKRKARRFAVQGIYEWQMSHNPVHEIEARTRAENAMHKVDLNYYHELLTQVIAQHEDLDALLIPVLDREIDALDGVELATLRLGAYELRDHLEIPYRVVLDEAIELAKHFGGADSHKYINGVLDRLSSTLRSAEKQQAK
- the thiL gene encoding thiamine-phosphate kinase; this encodes MAEFSIIDQYFNRQSHPDVALGIGDDSALITPPPNQQLVICADTLVAGRHFPLETSPHAIGWKSVAVNLSDIAAMGAKPHSILLAISLPQVDHEWLEGFSQGLYDCCNQFGVALIGGDTTQGPHLTITVTAMGWIETGKAVLRSGAKVGDYVCVSGQIGDAAYGLQHLGHSLQQRLDYPTPRCKLGEELKGLASSMIDVSDGLAQDLGHILKASKVGARLILEKLPVDPVLQQLEERQRWQYALAGGDDYELCFTITPQNYEKLLQKQLDVKITMIGQIVEQTKLTFEHLGSDYPLQIHGYQHFA